Proteins encoded within one genomic window of Felis catus isolate Fca126 chromosome C1, F.catus_Fca126_mat1.0, whole genome shotgun sequence:
- the LOC105260851 gene encoding protein shisa-9-like isoform X4, with the protein MISSRPTASPRLLPPRAVRPRVPGAGASGARAAGAAGGVVVLVEVGGGQLLRGHLGRGRRVPGGLGRATYQSVHAGLLPGLLRCHGPVEPAVHSGDFIFCCGTCDFRFCCTFKKGRLSHLHQLRHSAVAQHPQGPARKDDSPHHPTKDKTTLILYIICGWDVMVLVGIFTKRGLEKAHRWQREQVSSRSSWEDRASRRHIR; encoded by the exons ATGATTTCGTCGCGTCCCACGGCTTCTCCTCGGCTGCTTCCTCCCCGAGCTGTGCGCCCGCGTGTGCCGGGCGCAGGAGCGAGCGGGGCGCGGGCAGCTGGCGCAGCTGGAGGCGTGGTAGTactggtggaggtggggggagggcaacTGCTCCGGGGCCACCTCGGGAGAGGCCGGCGAGTACCCGGGGGTCTCGGACGAGCCACCTACCAGAGCGTCCACGCCGGACTTCTACCGGGGCTACTTCGATGTCATGGGCCAGTGGAACCAGCGGTTCACTCGGGCGACTTCATCTTCTGCTGCGGGACTTGTGACTTCCGGTTCTGCTGTACATTTAAGAAGGGGCGACTGAGCCACCTCCACCAACTACGACACTCCGCTGTGGCTCAACACCCGCAAGGCCCCGCGCGCAAGGACGACTCCCCACACCACCCCACGAAGGACAAGACCACCCTGATCCTTTACATCATCTGCGGGTGGGACGTCATGGTGCTTGTCGGCATCTTCACCAAGCGGGGGCTGGAGAAAGCGCACCGGTGGCAAAGGGAGCAAGTGTCCAG CAGGTCTTCATGGGAAGACAGAGCCTCCAGAAGACACATCAggtga
- the LOC105260851 gene encoding protein shisa-9-like isoform X1: MISSRPTASPRLLPPRAVRPRVPGAGASGARAAGAAGGVVVLVEVGGGQLLRGHLGRGRRVPGGLGRATYQSVHAGLLPGLLRCHGPVEPAVHSGDFIFCCGTCDFRFCCTFKKGRLSHLHQLRHSAVAQHPQGPARKDDSPHHPTKDKTTLILYIICGWDVMVLVGIFTKRGLEKAHRWQREQVSRALADVMRPQGHCNTDPMERDLNIVVQSSIMKTWIPELP; encoded by the exons ATGATTTCGTCGCGTCCCACGGCTTCTCCTCGGCTGCTTCCTCCCCGAGCTGTGCGCCCGCGTGTGCCGGGCGCAGGAGCGAGCGGGGCGCGGGCAGCTGGCGCAGCTGGAGGCGTGGTAGTactggtggaggtggggggagggcaacTGCTCCGGGGCCACCTCGGGAGAGGCCGGCGAGTACCCGGGGGTCTCGGACGAGCCACCTACCAGAGCGTCCACGCCGGACTTCTACCGGGGCTACTTCGATGTCATGGGCCAGTGGAACCAGCGGTTCACTCGGGCGACTTCATCTTCTGCTGCGGGACTTGTGACTTCCGGTTCTGCTGTACATTTAAGAAGGGGCGACTGAGCCACCTCCACCAACTACGACACTCCGCTGTGGCTCAACACCCGCAAGGCCCCGCGCGCAAGGACGACTCCCCACACCACCCCACGAAGGACAAGACCACCCTGATCCTTTACATCATCTGCGGGTGGGACGTCATGGTGCTTGTCGGCATCTTCACCAAGCGGGGGCTGGAGAAAGCGCACCGGTGGCAAAGGGAGCAAGTGTCCAG ggCTCTTGCAGATGTCATGAGGCCACAGGGCCACTGCAACACTGACCCCATGGAGAGGGACCTCAACATTGTGGTTCAGTCCAGCATTATGAAAACATGGATACCAGAACTCCCATAA
- the LOC105260851 gene encoding protein shisa-9-like isoform X2 produces the protein MISSRPTASPRLLPPRAVRPRVPGAGASGARAAGAAGGVVVLVEVGGGQLLRGHLGRGRRVPGGLGRATYQSVHAGLLPGLLRCHGPVEPAVHSGDFIFCCGTCDFRFCCTFKKGRLSHLHQLRHSAVAQHPQGPARKDDSPHHPTKDKTTLILYIICGWDVMVLVGIFTKRGLEKAHRWQREQVSRNHRHGTSSLNPSVWIT, from the exons ATGATTTCGTCGCGTCCCACGGCTTCTCCTCGGCTGCTTCCTCCCCGAGCTGTGCGCCCGCGTGTGCCGGGCGCAGGAGCGAGCGGGGCGCGGGCAGCTGGCGCAGCTGGAGGCGTGGTAGTactggtggaggtggggggagggcaacTGCTCCGGGGCCACCTCGGGAGAGGCCGGCGAGTACCCGGGGGTCTCGGACGAGCCACCTACCAGAGCGTCCACGCCGGACTTCTACCGGGGCTACTTCGATGTCATGGGCCAGTGGAACCAGCGGTTCACTCGGGCGACTTCATCTTCTGCTGCGGGACTTGTGACTTCCGGTTCTGCTGTACATTTAAGAAGGGGCGACTGAGCCACCTCCACCAACTACGACACTCCGCTGTGGCTCAACACCCGCAAGGCCCCGCGCGCAAGGACGACTCCCCACACCACCCCACGAAGGACAAGACCACCCTGATCCTTTACATCATCTGCGGGTGGGACGTCATGGTGCTTGTCGGCATCTTCACCAAGCGGGGGCTGGAGAAAGCGCACCGGTGGCAAAGGGAGCAAGTGTCCAG aaatcacagaCATGGCACTTCATCCCTAAATCCTTCAGTGTGGATCacctaa
- the LOC105260851 gene encoding protein shisa-9-like isoform X3 produces the protein MISSRPTASPRLLPPRAVRPRVPGAGASGARAAGAAGGVVVLVEVGGGQLLRGHLGRGRRVPGGLGRATYQSVHAGLLPGLLRCHGPVEPAVHSGDFIFCCGTCDFRFCCTFKKGRLSHLHQLRHSAVAQHPQGPARKDDSPHHPTKDKTTLILYIICGWDVMVLVGIFTKRGLEKAHRWQREQVSSLSIVWLTISLLALV, from the coding sequence ATGATTTCGTCGCGTCCCACGGCTTCTCCTCGGCTGCTTCCTCCCCGAGCTGTGCGCCCGCGTGTGCCGGGCGCAGGAGCGAGCGGGGCGCGGGCAGCTGGCGCAGCTGGAGGCGTGGTAGTactggtggaggtggggggagggcaacTGCTCCGGGGCCACCTCGGGAGAGGCCGGCGAGTACCCGGGGGTCTCGGACGAGCCACCTACCAGAGCGTCCACGCCGGACTTCTACCGGGGCTACTTCGATGTCATGGGCCAGTGGAACCAGCGGTTCACTCGGGCGACTTCATCTTCTGCTGCGGGACTTGTGACTTCCGGTTCTGCTGTACATTTAAGAAGGGGCGACTGAGCCACCTCCACCAACTACGACACTCCGCTGTGGCTCAACACCCGCAAGGCCCCGCGCGCAAGGACGACTCCCCACACCACCCCACGAAGGACAAGACCACCCTGATCCTTTACATCATCTGCGGGTGGGACGTCATGGTGCTTGTCGGCATCTTCACCAAGCGGGGGCTGGAGAAAGCGCACCGGTGGCAAAGGGAGCAAGTGTCCAG